In Streptosporangiales bacterium, a single genomic region encodes these proteins:
- the pafA gene encoding Pup--protein ligase, translated as MDRRIFGLENEYGVTCTFRGQRRLSPDEVARYLFRRVVSWGRSSNVFLRNGARLYLDVGSHPEYATPECDDVVQLVVHDKAGERVLEGLLVDAERRLREEGIAGDIYLFKNNTDSAGNSYGCHENYLVGRHGEFGRLADVLIPFLVTRQIMCGAGKVLMTSRGALYCVSQRAEHIWEGVSSATTRSRPIINTRDEPHADAERFRRLHVIVGDSNMSETTALLKIGATDLVLRMVESGMPIRDLALENPIRAIREVSHDMTGRRLIRLASGREASALDIQSEYYERATDYVDRYGASRTDERVLDLWGRTLKAVSGGDLGLVEREIDWVTKYKLIERYRAKHGLALMSPRVAQLDLAYHDVNRNRGLYYLLQSRGAVDRACSDLDVFEAKSVPPQTTRARLRGEFIKRAQERRRDFTVDWVHLKLNDQAQRTVLCKDPFRAVDERVEKLIAGM; from the coding sequence ATGGACCGGCGAATCTTCGGGTTGGAGAACGAGTACGGCGTCACGTGCACGTTCCGTGGGCAACGGCGGCTGTCACCCGACGAGGTGGCGCGCTACCTGTTCCGCCGCGTGGTGTCGTGGGGACGCAGCAGCAACGTCTTCCTGCGCAACGGGGCGCGCCTGTACCTGGACGTCGGCAGCCACCCGGAGTACGCGACGCCGGAGTGCGACGACGTCGTCCAGCTGGTGGTGCACGACAAGGCCGGTGAGCGGGTGCTCGAGGGCCTGCTCGTGGACGCCGAGCGCCGGCTCCGCGAGGAGGGCATCGCCGGCGACATCTACTTGTTCAAGAACAACACGGACTCGGCCGGCAACTCGTACGGCTGCCACGAGAACTACCTGGTGGGCCGGCACGGCGAGTTCGGCCGGCTGGCCGACGTGCTGATCCCGTTCCTGGTCACCAGGCAGATCATGTGCGGGGCCGGCAAGGTGCTGATGACGTCGCGCGGTGCGCTGTACTGCGTCAGCCAGCGCGCGGAGCACATCTGGGAGGGCGTCTCGTCGGCGACCACCAGGTCGCGCCCGATCATCAACACCAGGGACGAGCCGCACGCCGACGCCGAACGGTTCCGCCGGCTGCACGTCATCGTCGGCGACTCGAACATGAGCGAGACCACGGCGCTGCTGAAGATCGGTGCCACCGACCTGGTGCTGCGCATGGTCGAGTCCGGCATGCCGATCCGCGACCTCGCCCTGGAGAACCCGATCCGGGCGATCCGCGAGGTCAGCCACGACATGACCGGGCGCCGGCTGATCCGGCTGGCCAGCGGCCGCGAGGCGAGCGCGCTGGACATCCAGAGCGAGTACTACGAGCGCGCCACCGACTACGTCGACAGGTACGGCGCCAGCCGCACCGACGAGCGCGTGCTCGACCTGTGGGGCCGCACCCTGAAGGCGGTGTCCGGCGGCGACCTCGGCCTGGTGGAGCGGGAGATCGACTGGGTCACCAAGTACAAGCTGATCGAGCGCTACCGGGCGAAGCACGGGCTGGCCCTGATGTCGCCGCGGGTCGCACAGCTCGACCTCGCGTACCACGACGTGAACCGCAACCGCGGCCTCTACTACCTGCTGCAGAGCCGCGGTGCAGTCGACCGCGCGTGCAGCGACCTCGACGTCTTCGAGGCGAAGTCGGTGCCGCCGCAGACCACGAGGGCGCGGCTGCGCGGTGAGTTCATCAAGCGGGCACAGGAACGTCGCCGCGACTTCACCGTCGACTGGGTGCACCTGAAGCTGAACGACCAGGCGCAGCGCACGGTGCTGTGCAAGGACCCGTTCCGCGCCGTCGACGAGCGGGTGGAGAAGCTGATCGCGGGTATGTAG
- the prcA gene encoding proteasome subunit alpha: MTMPLGYISPEQLMKDKAEYARKGIARGRSAVVLQYDNGILFVAENRSRTLHKISEIYDRIAFAAVGLYYEFENLRQAGIRLADIRGYTNARSDVTARGLANAYAQTLGSIFTDAHKPYEVELVVAEVGETSAEDQIYRLTFDGSVQDEQGYLVMGGVTERVASTLADRYQPGQPLATVVRDAVTALENQENGNRELAAGQLEVGVLDRTRKGRTFRRLQGAALERLLAETAPTPEPATPEETTAEETTEDTDGSAENRDDS; this comes from the coding sequence GTGACGATGCCGCTGGGCTACATCTCGCCCGAGCAGCTGATGAAGGACAAGGCGGAGTATGCCCGCAAGGGCATCGCCCGCGGGCGAAGCGCCGTCGTCCTCCAGTACGACAACGGGATCCTGTTCGTCGCCGAGAACCGCTCGCGCACGCTGCACAAGATCAGCGAGATCTACGACCGCATCGCGTTCGCCGCCGTGGGGCTCTACTACGAGTTCGAGAACCTGCGGCAGGCCGGCATCAGGCTCGCGGACATCCGCGGCTACACCAACGCCCGCAGCGACGTCACGGCGCGCGGCCTGGCGAACGCGTACGCGCAGACGCTCGGCTCGATCTTCACCGACGCGCACAAGCCGTACGAGGTCGAGCTGGTCGTGGCCGAGGTGGGGGAGACGTCCGCGGAGGACCAGATCTACCGGCTGACGTTCGACGGCTCCGTGCAGGACGAGCAGGGCTACCTGGTGATGGGCGGTGTCACCGAGCGGGTCGCGAGCACGCTCGCGGACCGCTACCAGCCGGGCCAGCCGCTGGCCACCGTGGTGCGCGACGCGGTGACCGCGCTCGAGAACCAGGAGAACGGGAACCGCGAGCTCGCCGCCGGGCAGCTGGAGGTCGGCGTACTCGACCGCACCCGCAAGGGGCGCACCTTCCGCCGGCTGCAGGGCGCGGCGCTCGAGCGGCTGCTTGCCGAGACCGCCCCGACCCCGGAGCCGGCGACCCCGGAGGAGACCACCGCGGAGGAGACCACCGAGGACACGGACGGCTCGGCGGAGAACCGCGACGACAGCTGA
- the prcB gene encoding proteasome subunit beta, producing the protein MSFRARTSGHGQEGVALSSPLDGLGRLPSEYMTPGIASISDFLGRFHPELLPGSQELPGPVGATDVKHGTTIVAATHAGGVVMAGDRRATMGNVIAQRNIVKVFRADDYSCVGMAGTAGVGTELIRLFQLEMEHYEKIEGVTLSLDGKTNRLSTMIRSNLSMAMQGLAVVPLFAGYDLDTGDGRIFSYDITGSRSEEQGFHAVGSGSVFARGAMKKLYRPDAAEEDTVLALLHALYDAADDDSASGQPDLARRIFPTVVSVTSDRFRQYDDDEVGALVEGIIAGRTRNPDGPVAPVRDE; encoded by the coding sequence ATGAGCTTCCGTGCCCGCACATCCGGGCACGGCCAGGAAGGAGTGGCGTTGTCGTCCCCTCTCGACGGCTTGGGTAGGTTGCCGAGCGAGTACATGACGCCCGGGATCGCGTCGATCAGCGACTTCCTCGGGCGGTTCCACCCGGAGCTGCTGCCCGGCTCGCAGGAGCTACCGGGTCCCGTAGGCGCGACGGACGTCAAGCACGGCACCACCATCGTGGCGGCCACGCACGCCGGCGGCGTAGTGATGGCCGGCGACCGGCGGGCCACGATGGGCAACGTCATCGCCCAGCGCAACATCGTGAAGGTGTTCCGCGCCGACGACTACTCCTGCGTCGGCATGGCGGGCACCGCAGGCGTGGGCACCGAGCTGATCCGGCTGTTCCAGCTGGAGATGGAGCACTACGAGAAGATCGAGGGCGTCACGCTGTCGCTGGACGGCAAGACGAACCGGCTGTCCACCATGATCCGCAGCAACCTCAGCATGGCCATGCAGGGCCTGGCCGTGGTGCCGCTATTCGCCGGCTACGACCTCGACACCGGCGACGGACGGATCTTCAGCTACGACATCACGGGGAGCAGGTCGGAGGAGCAGGGCTTCCACGCCGTCGGCTCGGGGTCGGTGTTCGCGCGCGGCGCGATGAAGAAGCTGTACCGCCCGGACGCCGCGGAGGAGGACACCGTCCTCGCCCTGCTGCACGCGCTCTACGACGCCGCCGACGACGACTCCGCGTCCGGCCAGCCGGACCTGGCCAGGCGCATCTTCCCGACGGTCGTGTCGGTGACTTCCGACCGGTTCAGGCAGTACGACGACGACGAGGTCGGCGCGCTCGTCGAGGGCATCATCGCCGGCCGTACGCGCAACCCGGATGGTCCGGTGGCGCCAGTGCGTGACGAGTAA
- a CDS encoding ubiquitin-like protein Pup: MAGKETAGGQRRTNKQKEETEEVDSETESDVQERQEKLSEDVDAILEDIDEVLEENAEEFVRQYVQKGGQ, from the coding sequence ATGGCTGGCAAGGAAACCGCAGGCGGTCAGCGCCGGACGAACAAGCAGAAAGAGGAGACCGAGGAGGTCGACTCCGAGACCGAGTCCGACGTCCAAGAGCGCCAGGAGAAGCTCTCCGAGGACGTCGACGCGATCCTCGAGGACATCGACGAGGTGCTCGAGGAGAACGCCGAGGAGTTCGTACGGCAGTACGTCCAGAAGGGCGGCCAGTAG
- a CDS encoding proteasome accessory factor PafA2: MSVRRVMGIETEYGISVPGQPGANAMLTSSQIVNSYPTAAAARAKRARWDFEEETPLRDARGFDVSRDTADASQLTDEDLGLANVILPNGARLYVDHAHPEYSAPECTNPRDAALWDKAGEQVMLEALRRAAQVPGAPPIVLYKNNTDNKGASYGCHENYLMRRGTPFADIVRHLTPFFVSRQVFAGAGRVGLGQEGGKPGFQLSQRADFFEVEVGLETTLKRPIINTRDEPHADAEKYRRLHVIIGDANMSELATYLKLGTTSLVLAMIEDEWLSADLSVLQPVAALHTVSHDPSLRHQLTLQDGRRMTGLQLQLEYLEQARKYVEDRYGSDVDDVTSDVLDRWEDVLDKLARDPMLLRNELDWVTKLSLLEGYRSRDGLDWDHPRLQLVDLQYTDIRPEKGLYARLAARGAASRLFTDDEIADAVAEPPHDTRAYFRGRCLAKYADQVAAASWDSVIFDVPEHESLQRVPMMEPLRGTKGHVGDLLDRCATAGELVAVLTEGA; the protein is encoded by the coding sequence GTGTCGGTTCGCCGGGTGATGGGCATCGAGACGGAATACGGCATCTCTGTGCCCGGGCAACCCGGCGCCAACGCGATGCTGACCTCCTCGCAGATCGTGAACTCGTATCCGACGGCCGCCGCCGCCCGCGCGAAGCGGGCCAGGTGGGACTTCGAGGAGGAGACCCCGCTGCGGGACGCCCGCGGCTTCGACGTGTCCAGGGACACCGCCGACGCCAGCCAGCTGACCGACGAGGACCTCGGCCTGGCGAACGTGATCCTGCCGAACGGGGCGCGGCTCTACGTCGACCACGCGCACCCGGAGTACTCGGCCCCTGAGTGCACGAACCCGCGAGACGCGGCGCTATGGGACAAAGCCGGCGAACAGGTCATGCTGGAGGCGCTCCGGCGGGCGGCCCAGGTGCCCGGCGCGCCACCGATCGTCCTGTACAAGAACAACACCGACAACAAGGGCGCCTCGTACGGCTGCCACGAGAACTACCTGATGCGGCGCGGCACGCCGTTCGCCGACATCGTCCGGCACCTCACCCCGTTCTTCGTCAGCCGGCAGGTGTTCGCCGGGGCCGGCCGGGTGGGGCTGGGCCAGGAGGGCGGCAAGCCCGGCTTCCAGCTCAGCCAGCGCGCCGACTTCTTCGAGGTCGAGGTCGGTCTGGAGACCACGCTCAAGCGCCCGATCATCAACACCAGGGACGAGCCGCACGCGGACGCCGAGAAGTACCGGCGCCTGCACGTCATCATCGGTGACGCGAACATGAGCGAGCTGGCCACGTACCTGAAGCTGGGCACCACGTCGCTGGTGCTGGCGATGATCGAGGACGAGTGGCTGTCCGCGGACCTGAGCGTGCTGCAGCCGGTGGCCGCCCTGCACACGGTGTCGCACGACCCGTCGCTGCGGCACCAGCTGACCCTGCAGGACGGCCGGCGGATGACGGGGCTGCAGCTGCAGCTGGAGTACCTCGAGCAGGCCCGCAAGTACGTCGAGGACCGCTACGGGTCGGACGTCGACGACGTCACGAGCGACGTCCTCGACCGGTGGGAGGACGTGCTCGACAAGCTCGCCCGCGACCCGATGCTGTTGCGCAACGAGCTCGACTGGGTCACGAAGCTGTCGCTGCTCGAGGGCTACCGCTCGCGCGACGGCCTCGACTGGGACCACCCGCGCCTGCAGCTGGTGGACCTGCAGTACACGGACATCCGCCCGGAGAAGGGCCTGTACGCCCGGCTGGCGGCCCGCGGTGCGGCCAGCCGGCTGTTCACCGACGACGAGATCGCGGACGCGGTGGCGGAGCCACCGCACGACACCCGCGCGTACTTCCGCGGCCGCTGCCTGGCCAAGTACGCGGACCAGGTGGCGGCGGCGTCCTGGGACTCGGTCATCTTCGACGTGCCCGAGCACGAGTCGTTGCAGCGCGTACCCATGATGGAGCCGCTGCGCGGCACCAAGGGCCACGTCGGCGATTTGCTCGACCGGTGCGCCACCGCAGGTGAGCTGGTGGCCGTGCTCACCGAGGGTGCCTGA
- the arc gene encoding proteasome ATPase translates to MSTEDAEARAARQEQEIRDLTAQVSYLEDELAALRSRNPESARTVRALEHRLAATESSLAKEQAQNERLAATLREAREQIVSLKEEIDRLAQPPATFGAFLGHYEDGTIDVFTGGRKLRVTVSPNVDSDELRPGQEVMLNEAMNVVESMSYEQVGDVVMLKELLADGERALVIGHTDEERIVRLADTLRDQRIRAGDALLLDSRSGFVYERIPKSEVEELILEEVPDIDYKSIGGLDNQIELIRDAVELPYLHRDLFVEHELRPPKGVLLYGPPGCGKTLIAKAVANSLAKQMVGRTGRGNGKSYFLNIKGPELLNKYVGETERHIRLVFQRAREKATEGMPVIVFFDEMDSIFRTRGSGVSSDVENTIVPQLLSEIDGVEGLENVVVIGASNREDMIDPAILRPGRLDVKIKIERPDAESARDIFSKYITSKLPLHGDDLQEFGQDANACVQAMIDRVVERMYAETEDNRFLEVTYANGDKETLFFKDFNSGAMIENIVGRGKKMAIKDYISNEQKGLRVQHLLQAIVDEFKENEDLPNTTNPDDWARISGKKGERIVYIRTLVSGKEGVAEGRSIDTVANTGQYL, encoded by the coding sequence GTGTCAACTGAGGACGCAGAAGCGCGCGCGGCGCGCCAAGAGCAGGAGATCAGGGACCTGACGGCTCAGGTCTCCTACCTCGAAGACGAACTCGCCGCGTTGCGGAGTCGTAACCCGGAATCCGCGCGTACAGTACGCGCCCTGGAGCACCGTCTCGCCGCGACCGAGAGCTCCCTGGCGAAAGAGCAGGCGCAGAACGAGCGACTCGCGGCGACGTTGCGCGAGGCGCGCGAGCAGATCGTCTCGCTCAAGGAGGAGATCGACCGGCTGGCCCAGCCGCCAGCGACCTTCGGTGCGTTCCTCGGGCACTACGAGGACGGCACCATCGACGTCTTCACCGGCGGCCGCAAGCTGCGGGTCACGGTGAGCCCGAACGTGGACTCGGACGAGCTGCGTCCCGGCCAGGAGGTCATGCTCAACGAGGCGATGAACGTCGTCGAGAGCATGTCGTACGAGCAGGTCGGCGACGTGGTGATGCTCAAGGAGCTGCTCGCTGACGGCGAACGTGCGCTCGTGATCGGGCACACCGACGAGGAGCGCATCGTGCGGCTCGCCGACACCCTCCGCGACCAGCGGATACGTGCCGGTGACGCGCTGCTGCTCGACTCCAGGTCGGGGTTCGTCTACGAGCGCATCCCGAAGTCGGAGGTCGAGGAGCTCATCCTGGAGGAGGTCCCCGACATCGACTACAAGTCGATCGGTGGCCTGGACAACCAGATCGAGCTGATCCGCGACGCGGTCGAGCTGCCGTACCTGCACCGTGACCTGTTCGTCGAGCACGAGCTGCGCCCGCCCAAGGGCGTGCTGCTCTACGGGCCTCCCGGCTGCGGCAAGACCCTGATCGCGAAGGCCGTGGCGAACAGCCTCGCGAAGCAGATGGTCGGGCGCACCGGGCGCGGCAACGGGAAGTCGTACTTCCTGAACATCAAGGGTCCTGAGCTGCTCAACAAGTACGTCGGCGAGACCGAGCGGCACATCAGGCTGGTCTTCCAGCGGGCTCGCGAGAAGGCCACCGAGGGCATGCCGGTGATCGTGTTCTTCGACGAGATGGACTCGATCTTCCGCACCCGGGGCTCCGGTGTGAGCTCCGACGTGGAGAACACCATCGTGCCGCAGCTGCTCAGCGAGATCGACGGCGTCGAGGGTCTGGAGAACGTCGTGGTCATCGGCGCCTCGAACCGCGAGGACATGATCGACCCGGCGATCCTGCGGCCCGGTCGTCTCGACGTCAAGATAAAGATCGAGCGCCCGGACGCCGAGTCCGCGCGCGACATCTTCTCCAAGTACATCACCTCCAAGCTGCCGCTCCACGGCGATGACCTGCAGGAATTCGGTCAGGACGCGAACGCGTGCGTGCAGGCGATGATCGACCGCGTGGTCGAGCGGATGTACGCGGAGACCGAGGACAACCGCTTCCTCGAGGTCACCTACGCCAACGGCGACAAGGAGACGTTGTTCTTCAAGGACTTCAACTCCGGCGCGATGATCGAGAACATCGTGGGTCGCGGCAAGAAGATGGCCATCAAGGACTACATCTCGAATGAGCAGAAAGGACTACGCGTCCAGCACCTGCTCCAGGCGATCGTGGACGAGTTCAAGGAGAACGAGGACCTGCCCAACACGACCAACCCGGACGACTGGGCGCGGATCTCCGGCAAGAAGGGCGAGCGCATCGTCTACATCCGGACGCTGGTCTCGGGCAAGGAAGGCGTGGCCGAAGGCCGGTCGATCGACACCGTCGCGAACACCGGCCAGTACCTCTGA
- a CDS encoding phosphotransferase, with protein MAGPELERSGPYGGHHAAGPARFRSRRRRSRTRCASRLRRYRDGGDATAEAALMTYLAGRGFPVPEVYGADGPDLMLQRLTGPTLLDALRNGAVSVSGGAAVLVDLHDRLHAEPARAATAPAARIVHLDIHPANVLLHHDQAMLIDWRNATEAVPSSIPRSPV; from the coding sequence TTGGCTGGACCAGAGCTGGAGCGTAGCGGCCCGTACGGTGGTCATCATGCAGCCGGTCCCGCTCGCTTCCGGTCGAGACGCCGACGTTCACGCACTCGATGCGCATCGCGTCTGCGCCGGTATCGCGACGGGGGTGACGCGACGGCGGAGGCGGCCTTGATGACGTATCTCGCCGGCCGTGGATTCCCCGTGCCCGAGGTGTACGGCGCCGACGGTCCCGACCTGATGCTGCAGCGGCTCACCGGGCCGACCCTCCTCGACGCTCTTCGGAACGGAGCGGTCAGCGTGTCCGGCGGCGCCGCTGTGCTCGTGGACCTGCACGACCGGCTGCATGCGGAGCCGGCCCGCGCGGCCACGGCCCCCGCGGCACGCATCGTGCACCTGGACATCCATCCCGCCAACGTGTTGCTCCACCACGACCAGGCGATGCTCATCGACTGGCGCAACGCAACCGAGGCCGTACCCAGCTCGATACCGCGGTCACCGGTCTGA
- a CDS encoding CBS domain-containing protein, with protein sequence MTPQGRDDDADNDPAARRLAGGFLIGRPFGIPVYISPSWLLVAALITYTFGPYVESQLPGIGQLKWGVSFLYAAFLLLSVFVHEVSHSIVAQRLGLEVKQITLWLLGGVSTLDEPDTPRKEFLVAAAGPAASIALGLLAFAGYVGLPAGGVAHLLASQLAFVNLVLAAFNLLPGLPLDGGAILRSAVWKVAGRRSAGTVAAGWAGRVLACLVLLAALSRSAVFGNGEPSLIDLVWGGLIAMFLWTGASQVLKVQQVRSRLPRAQARTLVRPALSVPGDLPLGEAIRRAREAGLRALVVTDSRGKPTGIVNEQAVVATPEQRWPWMSVSAVTKSIDDAMILTADLAGEDLVRAMQREPSSEYLVVEPGSQDIIGVIATADVERAVATR encoded by the coding sequence ATGACACCGCAAGGCCGGGACGACGACGCCGACAACGATCCCGCCGCGCGCCGGCTCGCCGGCGGCTTCCTGATCGGCAGGCCGTTCGGCATCCCGGTCTACATCTCGCCCAGCTGGCTGCTGGTCGCGGCGCTGATCACGTACACCTTCGGCCCGTACGTGGAGTCGCAGCTACCCGGCATCGGCCAGCTGAAGTGGGGCGTGTCGTTCCTCTACGCCGCGTTCCTGCTGCTGTCCGTCTTCGTCCACGAGGTGAGCCACTCGATCGTCGCGCAGCGGCTCGGGCTCGAGGTCAAGCAGATCACACTGTGGCTGCTCGGCGGGGTGTCCACGCTCGACGAGCCGGACACGCCGCGAAAGGAGTTCCTGGTCGCCGCCGCCGGGCCGGCGGCGTCCATCGCGCTCGGCCTGCTCGCGTTCGCCGGCTACGTCGGCCTGCCAGCGGGCGGGGTGGCACACCTGCTGGCCAGCCAGCTGGCGTTCGTGAACCTGGTGCTCGCCGCGTTCAACCTGCTGCCCGGGCTGCCGCTCGACGGCGGGGCGATCCTGCGCTCCGCCGTGTGGAAGGTGGCCGGCAGGCGCAGCGCCGGCACGGTCGCCGCCGGCTGGGCCGGCCGGGTGCTCGCCTGCCTGGTGCTGCTCGCCGCGCTCAGCCGCAGTGCGGTGTTCGGCAACGGCGAGCCCAGCCTGATCGACCTGGTCTGGGGCGGCCTGATCGCCATGTTCCTCTGGACGGGCGCGTCGCAGGTGCTGAAGGTGCAGCAGGTGCGGTCGCGGCTGCCCCGTGCGCAGGCGCGCACCCTGGTACGGCCGGCGCTGAGCGTGCCCGGTGACCTGCCGCTCGGTGAGGCGATCCGGCGGGCGCGGGAGGCCGGGCTGCGTGCGCTCGTCGTCACCGACTCCCGCGGCAAGCCGACCGGCATCGTGAACGAGCAGGCCGTCGTCGCCACGCCGGAGCAGCGGTGGCCGTGGATGAGCGTGTCCGCGGTGACCAAGTCGATCGACGACGCGATGATCCTCACCGCCGACCTGGCCGGCGAGGACCTCGTACGCGCCATGCAGCGCGAGCCGTCCTCCGAGTACCTGGTCGTCGAGCCGGGCTCGCAGGACATCATCGGTGTCATCGCCACCGCCGACGTCGAGCGTGCCGTCGCGACCCGCTAG
- a CDS encoding DUF2800 domain-containing protein, protein MTCPLLFRFRVIDKLPERPTPAAARGTVVHAVLERLYDLPADERTLARAAELVTPVWEELVAAEPTLAELFTGDEAPEVGAWLDGAQQLLSTYFDLEDPQRLEPAERELYVESTLDSGLRLRGYVDRLDVSDSGDVRIVDYKTGTAPSELFEAKAMFQMRFYALVLWRQLGRMPRLLQLMYLGNGEVLRYQPDEHDLRATQRKVEALWQAIERAKQNQDWRPRPSRLCDWCDHKALCPEFGGTPPPLPSSADLRSAADPRAEAPSASQPATDL, encoded by the coding sequence ATGACCTGCCCGCTGCTGTTCCGCTTCCGGGTCATCGACAAGCTGCCTGAGCGCCCCACGCCCGCGGCCGCGCGGGGCACCGTCGTGCACGCCGTGCTCGAGCGGCTGTACGACCTGCCTGCGGACGAGCGCACCCTCGCCCGCGCGGCGGAGCTCGTCACCCCGGTGTGGGAGGAGCTGGTCGCCGCCGAGCCGACGCTGGCCGAGCTGTTCACCGGCGACGAGGCGCCCGAGGTCGGGGCCTGGCTGGACGGTGCGCAGCAGCTGCTCAGCACGTACTTCGACCTGGAAGATCCGCAACGGCTCGAACCCGCAGAACGCGAGCTCTACGTGGAGAGCACGCTCGACTCCGGGTTGCGGCTGCGCGGCTACGTCGACCGGCTGGACGTCTCGGACAGCGGTGACGTCCGCATCGTCGACTACAAGACCGGCACGGCGCCGTCGGAGCTGTTCGAGGCGAAGGCCATGTTCCAGATGCGCTTCTACGCGCTGGTGCTGTGGCGCCAGCTCGGCCGGATGCCGCGGCTGCTGCAGCTGATGTACCTGGGCAACGGCGAGGTGCTGCGGTACCAGCCGGACGAGCACGACCTGCGCGCCACGCAGCGCAAGGTCGAGGCCCTCTGGCAGGCGATCGAGCGGGCCAAGCAGAACCAGGACTGGCGGCCCCGCCCCAGCCGGCTGTGCGACTGGTGCGACCACAAGGCACTGTGCCCGGAGTTCGGTGGCACGCCGCCGCCGCTGCCGAGCAGCGCGGACCTGCGCAGCGCCGCCGACCCCCGTGCCGAGGCCCCGTCGGCGAGCCAACCCGCCACCGACCTCTAG
- a CDS encoding ATP-binding cassette domain-containing protein, which translates to MSAAAEEPLLSVRDLKVHFPITRGLLFDRVIGNVQAVDGVDLEVRRGQTYGLVGESGCGKSTLGRAVLRLVEPTSGEVIFDGTNMAELRGEQLRRARSRMQMVFQDPMASLDPRQSVASLLQEPMTAHGIGNGRGLQQRVRELLDLVGLPADAASRYPHEFSGGQRQRIGIARAIALHPQMLIADEPVSALDVSIQAQVINLLEELQDELELTYLVIAHDLAVVRHISDVIGVMYLGRIVEEAPSDTLYEQPLHPYTIALMSAVPIPDPDVEDRRQRIILSGDLPSPANPPAGCRFHTRCPFRQETRCDDERPELREVHTGHRVACHYAEEILAGQITAKEPDHLAPTP; encoded by the coding sequence ATGAGTGCCGCCGCAGAAGAGCCGCTGCTCTCCGTCCGCGACCTGAAGGTGCACTTCCCGATCACCAGGGGCCTGCTGTTCGACCGGGTGATCGGGAACGTGCAGGCCGTCGACGGTGTCGACCTGGAGGTACGCCGCGGCCAGACGTACGGACTGGTCGGGGAGTCCGGCTGCGGCAAGAGCACGTTGGGCCGGGCCGTGCTGCGGCTGGTCGAGCCCACCTCGGGCGAGGTGATCTTCGACGGCACGAACATGGCGGAGCTGCGCGGCGAGCAACTGCGCCGGGCGCGGTCGCGGATGCAGATGGTGTTCCAGGACCCGATGGCCAGCCTCGACCCGCGGCAGAGCGTGGCGTCGTTGCTCCAGGAACCCATGACCGCGCACGGCATCGGCAACGGCCGCGGCCTGCAGCAGCGGGTGCGCGAGCTGCTCGACCTGGTCGGGCTGCCGGCGGACGCCGCGAGCCGCTACCCGCACGAGTTCTCCGGCGGGCAGCGGCAGCGGATCGGGATCGCCAGGGCGATCGCGCTGCACCCGCAGATGCTGATCGCGGACGAGCCGGTGTCGGCGCTCGACGTGTCCATCCAGGCGCAGGTGATCAACCTGCTCGAGGAGCTGCAGGACGAGCTGGAGCTGACCTACCTGGTGATCGCCCACGACCTCGCCGTGGTGCGGCACATCAGCGACGTCATCGGTGTGATGTACCTCGGCCGCATCGTCGAGGAGGCGCCTTCCGACACGCTGTACGAGCAGCCGCTGCACCCGTACACGATCGCGTTGATGTCGGCCGTGCCGATCCCCGACCCGGACGTCGAGGACCGCAGGCAGCGGATCATCCTGAGCGGCGACCTGCCGTCGCCGGCGAACCCGCCGGCCGGCTGCCGGTTCCACACCAGGTGCCCGTTCCGGCAGGAGACCCGCTGCGACGACGAGCGGCCGGAGCTGCGCGAGGTCCACACCGGGCACCGGGTCGCGTGTCACTACGCCGAGGAGATCCTCGCCGGCCAGATCACGGCGAAGGAGCCGGACCACCTCGCTCCGACGCCGTAG